The genomic stretch TCTATACCAATTTCATTAAGTAAATAGCGTGATAAGCTTTTCGCTCCTCTAACTACTCGAACTTTAGTTTCTCTTTCTACAGTTTGCATTTATATTACCTCCTTCTGTGTTTGTACCTCATCTTCTAAAGAACATTTTGTTTCACATCGTTACATTCGTGTTCAAAAAAAATAGTCCAATCAAATTGAAGATAATCTGCTATATTCTTCGCTACTTTTGTGCTTGGATTTCTTTTTCCATTTTCGATCATATTATAATACGATCTTTTAATGTCAACTTGTCGGGCAACCTGATCCTGGTTGTATCCCTTTAAATGCCTATATTGTTTGAGCCATGTTCTTTTTGTTTCCACATATACCACCTCCCACATGTAACAATTCGTTACATTTATAATAGTATCATTTTGTTACATAGTCAAGGGTAAAAATACTTTTTTGTTTCGTTTTGTTACATTACCTTTATTGTAACGAAACGTTACAGTATAATGAACTTACTAGGAGGAGAACAATGCTAAGTAAAAGGCTGATTTATTTAAGAAAGCAAAAAAACTTGACGCAAGAGCAAATATCCAAAATTATTGGTGTTTCAAGACCTGCTTATACAGCATATGAAAAAAAGACGCGAACACCCGATTATGATATTTTACAATCTCTTGCCGATTATTATGAAGTTAGTATTGATTACCTTCTTGGAAGAACAGATAACCCTACACCTATAGATAGAAAAGATGAGAAAGAGTTTTTCAAGGCAATAACAGACCCTGACTTAGAAAGATGGTACACAGAGTTGCCTCAATCTGACGAAGAGGACTTAAAGAAATTACGTAGAATGTGGGAAATAATTAAAAGCGATCCTGACAGAAAATAAAATTAGTTACGATCTCTAGTTGAACTAGAGATTTATTTTTAACACAAAACAGAACATGTGTTTGCATTATATGATAGGAAGTATATAATAAAAAAAAAATAGCGGTAATTGGAGGTGCTCTTTTGGAAGTTCATGTATACTTTTTAGAAGGACACAGCGAAGTTAATACATTAAATGGAGAGGTAAATGTCTTTCTAAATAAGAACGACGAACAACAAAAGATGTGGTTTGAACTCATTAATTACTTGAACCAGATGACCGAGCTTAATGACGCACAAAAGTGCAAAATAACCATTTCAAGTGAAAAGGAGAATCAACAATGGCTTCATTCGTCGAATTAATACCAAACAAAAAATACAAATTGTTCGTGGAATTAGAATCAAATCCTGATGGTTCGAGAAACAGACGGACAAAGGTTATTCAAGCAAGTGGGAAAAGGGAGGCAAGAAGACTTTTAAGTAAATTTGAGCAAGAAATCATGGAGAACTCTCATTTATCTATTGATAATCCATACATGCCAGCCTTTATAGATAGATGGAGAACAAACTACGCACAAACGGAATTAGATATGGCAACACTTGAAAGTTATGATATTTCTTTAAAGCAGATAAAGAGGTATTTTAAAAAGAAAAAAATAAAGGCTATCAAACCTTTACACATTATTGAATTCTATACTGAGGAAAGAAAAGCTGGCAGAGGATCATTGGAAACGAAACATAAGGTATTGCAATCCTTATTTAAGCATGCGATCGTATGGAAATATATTGACAAAGAAGAGAATCCCATGGAGGACGTTTCTAAACCTAAAACGCAAAAGAAGCAACATAAGGACTTCTACAATAAACATGAATTAAAAGAACTTTTTAAGCTGCTAGAAGACCAGCCCGAGCATCATCAACTAATGGCAAAATGCGCTTTATACGGTGGTTTAAGACGTGGAGAAGTACTTGGAATAGCTGATGACTCAATTGATTTTGAAAGCAATACAATAACTGTAAAACGCTCTCTACAATGCACTAAGTCAAAAGGGATTGTATTAAAGGAAACGAAAGGTAAAGATGCTAGAATCATCATACTTCCTGATAAATTCATGGAGGAATTACAAGCTTATCATAAAAAGAAATTACAATTAAAAAAGGATATGGGAACTTTATGGACAGGCTTTGAGGACCAAAATAAGAAGAAAGTCTTCCTTTTATTCAGCGATGTACATGGCAAACCTTTTCGACCAGACTCTGTAACTCAACTGTGGGGCAGATTCATGAATCGTAATCAAGATAAAATCAAACGTATTCGATTCCATGATTTAAGACATTCGTCTGCATCTTTAATTTTAAGCGAAGGTGTCAACATGAAAATCGTGCAAAAAAGATTAGGACATAAAGATATTAGGACAACGTTAAATATGTATTCACATATCACAACAGAGGATGAACAAAAGGCCAGTGACGTTTTCAACGTTTTATTCTAGTTCGTCACTCGTTCCGTCACTCGAACCAAATACTTGCCTTTTATATACATGCAATAAATAAAGCGTATCCCTTATTGCCCAAGGGATACGCCGTAGAGCTTCCAGCCAGATTTGAACTGGCGACCTCTTCCTTACCATAGTTATGGGCTTTACTGTCAATATGTAGCTTTTTCTCTCAAACCATTGATGTACCGCGCTTTGTTTTTCGCTGTGTTCGCAATTAATATCGTTAAACCCCGAATAATTGAGGGGTATTTCAGACGTACGTCACTTGGATGTCCCCCTCTGTTAGGATAGTTGTCGTACGAGGCAAACGTGGTATGATTAACTAAATCACACGGAGGTCATCGTAATGACAAATAAGCGATATTCAGAGGAACAAAAAACGGCGGCATTGAAGCGGATGATGCCACCACAAAATGAATCAGTGAAAGCATTGAGTAAAGAGACTGGCATCTCAGACGTGACACTGTATAAGTGGCGAAAGGAGGCCAGAGCGTCTGGTAACGCAGCTCCTGGCAATGGGCAAACCAGCGATCGATGGAGCAGCGAAGATAAGTTTCTTGTCGTCATGGAGACATATGCCATGAACGAGAAAGAAATAGCGGAATATTGCCGGAAAAAAGGCTTATACCGCGAACAGATCAATGCCTGGCAAGAAGCTTGCCTTCAGGCGAATGGAAAAGCTCTTGGCTTGTCTAAAGAGCTGAATGGACAGTTGAAAGAGGAAAAACAACGATCACAGTCT from Lentibacillus sp. JNUCC-1 encodes the following:
- a CDS encoding tyrosine-type recombinase/integrase yields the protein MASFVELIPNKKYKLFVELESNPDGSRNRRTKVIQASGKREARRLLSKFEQEIMENSHLSIDNPYMPAFIDRWRTNYAQTELDMATLESYDISLKQIKRYFKKKKIKAIKPLHIIEFYTEERKAGRGSLETKHKVLQSLFKHAIVWKYIDKEENPMEDVSKPKTQKKQHKDFYNKHELKELFKLLEDQPEHHQLMAKCALYGGLRRGEVLGIADDSIDFESNTITVKRSLQCTKSKGIVLKETKGKDARIIILPDKFMEELQAYHKKKLQLKKDMGTLWTGFEDQNKKKVFLLFSDVHGKPFRPDSVTQLWGRFMNRNQDKIKRIRFHDLRHSSASLILSEGVNMKIVQKRLGHKDIRTTLNMYSHITTEDEQKASDVFNVLF
- a CDS encoding helix-turn-helix domain-containing protein, with protein sequence MLSKRLIYLRKQKNLTQEQISKIIGVSRPAYTAYEKKTRTPDYDILQSLADYYEVSIDYLLGRTDNPTPIDRKDEKEFFKAITDPDLERWYTELPQSDEEDLKKLRRMWEIIKSDPDRK
- a CDS encoding helix-turn-helix transcriptional regulator; its protein translation is METKRTWLKQYRHLKGYNQDQVARQVDIKRSYYNMIENGKRNPSTKVAKNIADYLQFDWTIFFEHECNDVKQNVL